One Candidatus Zymogenus saltonus genomic window carries:
- a CDS encoding Hsp20/alpha crystallin family protein — MFAPVRRINVRPLTLRVWDDDWFDNFFGESEKANGGFCPSVDISENEKDFTVAAELPGMDPKEIDLTMERDVLTISGERKDEHEEKEGEYYRRETSYGSFCRSIRLPSEVDDKKIKADYKDGILKVTLPKANGKSKKVIKVEAQKEN; from the coding sequence ATGTTTGCACCTGTAAGAAGAATAAATGTACGTCCCCTGACCTTGAGGGTCTGGGACGACGACTGGTTTGACAACTTCTTTGGCGAAAGCGAAAAAGCCAACGGCGGGTTTTGCCCCAGCGTGGACATAAGCGAGAACGAGAAGGACTTCACGGTTGCGGCCGAGCTTCCGGGTATGGACCCCAAGGAGATCGACCTGACCATGGAGCGCGACGTCCTTACCATCTCCGGCGAGAGGAAAGACGAGCACGAGGAGAAGGAGGGCGAGTATTACCGCCGCGAGACGAGCTACGGCTCCTTCTGCCGCTCCATCAGGCTCCCCTCGGAGGTTGACGACAAGAAGATCAAGGCCGACTACAAGGACGGCATCCTGAAGGTCACCCTTCCGAAGGCTAACGGCAAGTCCAAGAAGGTCATCAAGGTCGAGGCCCAGAAGGAAAACTGA
- a CDS encoding penicillin acylase family protein, which produces MKILKIVLISIVVLILLIAVLGYGYIKYLLPKVSGEVASKKIREGAEVVRDEYGVPHIYADNNYDLYFALGYVQAQDRLFQMDFYRRAATGRLSEVLGKDLVDADRYLITMGFKRTAKEQVDNLPPEMKEIVTAFSDGINAYINEGKLPVEFKILGYKPKPWKPEDSQAIGNLISFQLASWAYQNEIMNYRILNKLGPDLAKTFFPAYPEDGVFILEANLKGSGEKKISPASREFLDFFINREFASNNWVVSGKRTDTGKPFLAEDSHEGGPEMPTQWHLSHIVGKDIEVAGAMFPGAPIYVFGRNRHIAWGVTNFDMDEQDLYIEEFHPDSPNFVKYRGEWVPVTRIIEKIPVKDGDAKGGMSYVDIETKVTPHGPVINDIEDGLGETPISIKREGAEPWPLMEGFYMINTAENWDEFKNALAVYAAGPQHFVYADVDGNIGYIGGGKCPVRTNSNGILPTSGSDGNHEWKGYYPFNKMPILFNPAKGYIVTSNNPPYKGDSPIFLSSYWEPPYRAERSSEMIEGKEKVCVKDMIEMQLDFKSKLAERLVPVFVSSLKASADEKTAPHVEILSNWNYVSNADSAGATIYHTLQNRLSKAIFLDELGDELFNKFMGDKGVAVNTLARLVLNERENPLFDNVTMNDKVETFDDVLHTAFVETVDFLTKKMGADPNKWLWGEIHQIEFSHIFGSVAPLRPFFNYGPFPFGGSEQSLNRGGYNKVRGLDTDFKVDITASIRYIVDFSDPEGSLVVLSTGESGNLTSPHRRDMADIFLKGEYCRWYMDRESFESGTDGTLRFVKEE; this is translated from the coding sequence GTGAAGATTTTAAAGATTGTCTTGATATCCATCGTTGTCTTGATTCTTCTTATTGCCGTTTTGGGTTACGGATATATAAAGTACCTCCTGCCTAAAGTTAGCGGCGAGGTCGCGTCGAAAAAGATCAGGGAGGGAGCCGAGGTCGTAAGGGACGAGTACGGCGTCCCCCACATCTACGCCGATAACAACTACGACCTCTACTTCGCCCTGGGCTACGTCCAGGCGCAGGACAGGCTCTTTCAGATGGACTTCTACCGGAGGGCTGCCACGGGGCGCCTCTCCGAGGTTCTCGGGAAGGACCTCGTCGACGCGGACAGGTACCTGATCACGATGGGATTCAAGCGCACCGCCAAGGAGCAGGTGGATAACCTCCCCCCGGAGATGAAAGAGATCGTAACCGCCTTTTCGGACGGGATAAACGCCTACATCAACGAGGGGAAGCTGCCCGTGGAGTTCAAGATACTCGGGTACAAGCCGAAGCCGTGGAAGCCCGAGGACTCCCAGGCGATCGGAAACCTGATCAGCTTCCAGCTCGCCTCCTGGGCCTACCAGAACGAGATCATGAACTACAGGATATTGAATAAGCTGGGACCGGATCTCGCCAAGACCTTCTTTCCCGCCTACCCTGAGGACGGCGTATTCATCCTGGAGGCAAATCTCAAGGGGAGCGGGGAGAAAAAGATCTCCCCCGCCTCGAGGGAGTTTCTGGATTTCTTTATCAACAGGGAGTTCGCCAGCAACAACTGGGTCGTCTCTGGGAAAAGGACTGATACAGGAAAGCCGTTTCTGGCCGAGGACTCCCACGAGGGCGGGCCGGAGATGCCCACCCAGTGGCACCTGTCGCACATCGTCGGCAAAGACATCGAGGTGGCCGGCGCCATGTTTCCCGGCGCCCCGATCTACGTCTTTGGGCGCAACCGCCACATCGCCTGGGGCGTTACGAACTTCGACATGGACGAGCAGGACCTCTACATCGAGGAGTTTCACCCCGACTCCCCTAACTTCGTCAAGTACAGGGGTGAATGGGTGCCGGTCACGAGAATAATTGAGAAGATCCCGGTAAAGGACGGCGACGCCAAGGGTGGTATGTCCTACGTCGACATCGAGACAAAGGTGACCCCCCACGGCCCGGTAATTAACGACATCGAGGACGGCCTTGGAGAGACCCCCATTAGCATAAAGCGGGAGGGAGCGGAGCCGTGGCCCCTGATGGAGGGATTCTACATGATCAACACGGCCGAAAACTGGGATGAGTTCAAGAATGCCCTCGCGGTATACGCCGCCGGCCCCCAGCACTTCGTCTACGCCGACGTCGATGGGAATATCGGATACATCGGCGGGGGGAAGTGCCCGGTAAGGACGAACAGCAATGGGATTCTGCCCACATCCGGCTCCGACGGAAACCACGAGTGGAAGGGATATTATCCCTTCAACAAAATGCCGATCCTCTTCAACCCGGCCAAGGGATATATCGTCACGTCGAACAATCCCCCTTACAAAGGCGATTCTCCGATATTCCTGAGCAGCTACTGGGAGCCCCCCTACCGGGCGGAGAGGTCGTCCGAGATGATCGAGGGGAAGGAGAAGGTCTGCGTCAAGGACATGATCGAAATGCAGCTCGACTTCAAATCGAAGCTGGCAGAAAGGCTCGTCCCGGTGTTCGTCTCGTCCCTTAAGGCGAGCGCGGACGAAAAGACGGCTCCGCACGTTGAAATCCTGTCTAACTGGAACTACGTTTCTAATGCGGACTCCGCCGGTGCGACGATCTACCACACCCTCCAGAACCGTCTGTCCAAGGCGATATTTCTGGACGAGCTGGGTGACGAGCTGTTCAATAAATTCATGGGCGACAAAGGCGTCGCCGTAAACACGCTGGCGAGGCTCGTCTTAAACGAGAGGGAAAATCCCTTATTCGATAACGTCACGATGAACGACAAGGTGGAGACCTTCGACGATGTCCTCCACACCGCCTTCGTAGAGACAGTCGACTTCCTGACGAAGAAGATGGGCGCAGACCCTAATAAGTGGCTCTGGGGGGAGATACACCAGATCGAGTTCTCCCACATCTTCGGGAGCGTCGCGCCGCTTCGCCCCTTCTTCAACTACGGCCCCTTCCCCTTCGGCGGAAGCGAGCAGTCGCTGAACAGGGGCGGCTACAACAAGGTCAGGGGACTCGATACCGATTTCAAGGTGGACATCACCGCCTCCATCCGCTACATAGTGGACTTTTCTGACCCCGAAGGCTCCCTTGTGGTCCTCTCCACCGGCGAGTCGGGAAACCTCACTAGCCCCCACAGAAGGGACATGGCAGACATCTTCCTCAAGGGGGAATACTGCCGGTGGTACATGGACAGGGAAAGCTTCGAGAGCGGTACCGACGGGACATTGAGGTTCGTAAAAGAGGAGTGA
- a CDS encoding TetR/AcrR family transcriptional regulator: MSPRTTPENRIPDIVRAAFRVFSTKGYRKTRMEEIAVEAGVSKGTLYYYFTSKAQLLHYLLENGIVREGDDIPSTEESSGVSEWDIIEYLGQRLRSSMKMEIVESILSYRDKGNIDIEKELKDIVGEMWDMIEKNRIMIILVEQSQADIPGLAKLFNIWGRGMMIDMFEEYLKSRTELSAIRPLSFPALISRMLVETVNWFGLNEYRHGDADSIPRDDLVNDLASLLARGLRPDQ; this comes from the coding sequence ATGTCGCCGAGGACTACGCCGGAAAACAGGATCCCCGATATCGTGAGGGCCGCTTTTCGGGTCTTCAGCACCAAGGGCTACAGGAAAACGAGGATGGAGGAGATAGCGGTCGAGGCGGGCGTATCGAAGGGGACACTCTACTACTATTTCACAAGCAAGGCCCAACTCCTTCACTATCTCCTTGAAAACGGCATCGTTCGGGAGGGGGATGATATACCGTCGACGGAGGAATCGTCCGGGGTCAGCGAGTGGGACATCATTGAATATCTGGGGCAGAGGTTGAGGTCGAGTATGAAAATGGAAATCGTCGAGTCTATTTTGTCTTATCGAGACAAGGGGAATATCGATATTGAAAAGGAGCTTAAAGATATAGTGGGCGAGATGTGGGATATGATAGAGAAAAACAGGATCATGATTATCCTCGTCGAACAATCCCAGGCGGATATTCCCGGCCTGGCAAAACTCTTTAATATTTGGGGCAGGGGTATGATGATCGATATGTTCGAGGAGTATCTTAAGTCGCGAACCGAGCTTTCGGCAATCAGGCCCCTATCTTTCCCGGCGCTGATTTCGAGGATGCTGGTGGAGACGGTTAACTGGTTCGGCTTGAATGAATACAGGCATGGGGATGCGGATTCGATACCCAGAGATGATCTCGTAAATGACCTGGCGTCCCTGCTCGCGAGGGGGTTAAGGCCCGATCAATAG
- a CDS encoding APC family permease, with protein sequence MSEKKSKVVTGDYLSEVKLDRPVGLVGAISLVIGGVIGMGIYALIASVGAYAGNAMWLAFTAALLISVIGVIPIIQIASALPRAGAGYLYASRLLHPLVGLITSWWVVFAVANTLTFVSMGMADYIAKTLNIEDPKMILYLTILFPVIFYLLYFLGVRLAILIQIVLVALLIVALLAYGIMGTLEVGLKFSTYLPQGIGGFIMATVLCYTAFFGFQVIAEMGEEMQNAKRNIPLSLFIGGVSILVIYIIVGTVFITSVEYNFEAIKAIKAPLMDSGKGFLPYFWVLMLGLGAIAAGLTSFNGGAIAIPRELFSQARDEIIPAFIGKIHKRSGSPMIAMGLFFLLVIVMILMRWDIDYYGAITAVGILLMTAMISVSALRLTKKYPKAYKNAYLNIPRALLWIIVILSIISCLGFIALVMTEAMSIGYMYIGATLVTVIYYLIRMVFLKARGVDFSKRMERMPGFDED encoded by the coding sequence ATGTCAGAAAAAAAGAGTAAGGTCGTCACAGGCGATTACCTGAGCGAGGTGAAGCTCGATCGCCCGGTGGGACTCGTGGGGGCCATATCCCTTGTCATCGGCGGCGTTATCGGGATGGGGATATACGCCCTGATCGCGTCCGTGGGCGCCTACGCGGGAAACGCCATGTGGCTTGCCTTCACGGCCGCCCTTCTGATATCCGTCATAGGGGTGATCCCGATTATCCAGATCGCCAGCGCCCTTCCCAGGGCTGGGGCGGGATACCTATACGCCAGCAGGCTCCTGCATCCCCTCGTCGGCCTTATAACGTCCTGGTGGGTGGTCTTCGCCGTCGCAAACACGCTGACCTTCGTCTCCATGGGCATGGCCGATTACATCGCCAAGACCCTGAACATCGAAGACCCCAAAATGATACTTTATCTGACCATCCTGTTTCCAGTCATCTTTTACCTCCTCTATTTCCTGGGGGTCAGGCTCGCAATCCTGATCCAGATTGTCCTCGTGGCGCTGTTGATAGTGGCCCTTCTGGCATACGGCATCATGGGAACATTGGAAGTTGGATTGAAATTCTCCACCTACCTCCCCCAGGGGATCGGCGGATTTATCATGGCGACTGTACTGTGTTACACCGCCTTCTTCGGGTTCCAGGTGATAGCGGAGATGGGAGAGGAGATGCAAAACGCCAAGAGGAATATCCCCCTCTCTCTATTCATCGGCGGGGTATCGATACTGGTAATCTACATCATCGTGGGGACGGTATTTATCACCTCGGTCGAATACAACTTTGAGGCGATAAAAGCGATAAAGGCCCCGTTGATGGACTCGGGAAAGGGATTCCTGCCCTACTTCTGGGTCCTAATGCTCGGACTGGGCGCCATAGCCGCTGGGCTGACCTCGTTTAACGGCGGGGCCATCGCTATCCCGAGGGAGCTCTTCAGCCAGGCCAGGGACGAAATCATCCCCGCCTTCATCGGAAAGATCCATAAGCGCTCCGGCTCCCCCATGATCGCCATGGGCCTCTTCTTTCTCCTCGTGATTGTAATGATCCTCATGCGCTGGGATATAGACTATTACGGCGCGATAACCGCGGTGGGAATACTCCTTATGACCGCGATGATATCCGTCTCGGCCCTGAGGCTTACGAAGAAGTACCCAAAAGCATACAAGAACGCCTACCTCAATATCCCCAGGGCGCTCCTCTGGATAATCGTGATCCTCTCGATAATCTCCTGCCTTGGATTCATCGCCCTCGTAATGACCGAGGCGATGTCCATAGGATACATGTACATCGGCGCCACGCTTGTAACGGTCATATACTATTTAATCAGGATGGTCTTTTTAAAGGCAAGGGGTGTCGATTTCTCGAAGAGGATGGAAAGGATGCCGGGGTTCGACGAGGATTAG